The following are from one region of the Apostichopus japonicus isolate 1M-3 chromosome 17, ASM3797524v1, whole genome shotgun sequence genome:
- the LOC139984089 gene encoding amidase-like isoform X3, with amino-acid sequence MMNGCTVMEGYIPEFDATVVTRVLDAGGRILGKSTCEGFCLSANAYTCNKGPVLNFHNPLHSAGGSSGGSGTLVASGEVDMAIGGDQGGSVRLPSCWCGIVGMKPSYGLVPYTGAMSIEPCLDHLGPMARTVNDCALFLEVLAGYDDGMDPRQPPNIVVPEYTKELQVDNLNGMKIGLLKEGFGLPQADPRVDQMEKDTVTKLTEAGATVEEMSIPIHAKGPSIWNCFGVEGAFNTMIQQQSTGIGYKGFYPTSMTSFQGRSMKTSVNDLSHTMKMTLLFGEYLKENYPGRFYSKGQNVTRLIVKGYAEALEKYDVVAMPTIPWTAAKLPGKDVSTFDYMVNAFASASNTMVANVTGLPALSVNAGFVDGLPVGALFTGRMFDEVTLFKVGHVFEKLTSCQK; translated from the exons ATGATGAATGGTTGTACCGTCATGGAGGGCTACATCCCAGAGTTTGATGCTACCGTGGTAACGCGGGTCTTAGACGCAG GAGGTCGTATTTTGGGTAAAAGCACCTGCGAGGGGTTCTGTCTGTCAGCTAATGCTTACACCTGCAACAAAGGCCCGGTTCTCAACTTCCACAATCCACTCCACAGCGCTGGTGGATCAAGCGGGGGCAGTGGTACCTTG GTAGCCTCGGGGGAGGTGGACATGGCCATCGGAGGTGACCAGGGAGGTTCGGTCCGTTTACCGTCCTGCTGGTGCGGTATCGTGGGTATGAAGCCCTCCTACGGATTGGTGCCTTACACCGGTGCGATGTCTATCGAACCATGCCTTGACCATCTGGGACCAATGGCCAGGACAGTCAACGACTGTGCATTGTTTCTGGAG GTTCTGGCCGGTTACGATGATGGGATGGATCCTCGACAACCTCCAAATATTGTAGTGCCAGAGTACACTAAGGAG TTACAAGTGGACAATCTGAATGGCATGAAGATAGGGTTACTGAAGGAAGGATTCGGTCTCCCCCAGGCCGACCCGAGGGTCGACCAGATGGAAAAGGATACAGTGACCAAGCTAACAGAGGCAGGAGCTACAGTGGAGGAGATGTCCATTCCTATCCATGCTAAAG GTCCGAGTATCTGGAATTGCTTTGGAGTGGAAGGGGCATTCAACACCATGATACAGCAACAGA GCACCGGTATCGGGTACAAGGGATTCTACCCAACCAGCATGACCAGCTTCCAAGGACGATCAATGAAGACCAGTGTCAATGACCTGTCTCACACCATGAAG ATGACTTTACTCTTTGGAGAGTACCTGAAGGAAAATTACCCCGGCCGCTTCTATTCTAAGGGACAGAATGTCACACGTCTTATTGTCAAGGGTTATGCAGAGGCCTTGGAGAAATATGACGTGGTTGCTATGCCAACCATTCCATGGACAGCTGCCAAACTTCCTGGGAAAGATGTGTCTACCTTTG ATTACATGGTTAACGCATTCGCATCGGCATCGAACACCATGGTAGCCAACGTCACTGGCCTACCAGCCCTGTCTGTTAACGCCGGTTTCGTCGACGGTCTCCCAGTGGGGGCGCTCTTCACAGGCAGAATGTTCGATGAAGTGACCCTCTTCAAGGTTGGACATGTCTTCGAGAAATTGACAAGTTGTCAGAAGTAG
- the LOC139984089 gene encoding amidase-like isoform X2, whose product MKSICDGLSEVDRLPEPTLPVKYPRTPGYRPAPEENKLNGWYWKTDIEGAKTGKLAGKKVAIKDNIAVAGVPMMNGCTVMEGYIPEFDATVVTRVLDAGGRILGKSTCEGFCLSANAYTCNKGPVLNFHNPLHSAGGSSGGSGTLVASGEVDMAIGGDQGGSVRLPSCWCGIVGMKPSYGLVPYTGAMSIEPCLDHLGPMARTVNDCALFLEVLAGYDDGMDPRQPPNIVVPEYTKELQVDNLNGMKIGLLKEGFGLPQADPRVDQMEKDTVTKLTEAGATVEEMSIPIHAKGPSIWNCFGVEGAFNTMIQQQSTGIGYKGFYPTSMTSFQGRSMKTSVNDLSHTMKMTLLFGEYLKENYPGRFYSKGQNVTRLIVKGYAEALEKYDVVAMPTIPWTAAKLPGKDVSTFDYMVNAFASASNTMVANVTGLPALSVNAGFVDGLPVGALFTGRMFDEVTLFKVGHVFEKLTSCQK is encoded by the exons ATGAAGTCCATCTGTGATGGCTTATCTGAAGTCGATAGGCTGCCTGAACCAACATTGCCTGTGAAATACCCGAGGACACCAGGGTACAGACCAGCACCAGAGGAAAATAAACTGAATGGATG GTATTGGAAGACAGACATTGAGGGCGCCAAGACTGGTAAGCTGGCCGGGAAGAAGGTCGCCATCAAGGACAACATTGCAGTCGCCGGGGTCCCGATGATGAATGGTTGTACCGTCATGGAGGGCTACATCCCAGAGTTTGATGCTACCGTGGTAACGCGGGTCTTAGACGCAG GAGGTCGTATTTTGGGTAAAAGCACCTGCGAGGGGTTCTGTCTGTCAGCTAATGCTTACACCTGCAACAAAGGCCCGGTTCTCAACTTCCACAATCCACTCCACAGCGCTGGTGGATCAAGCGGGGGCAGTGGTACCTTG GTAGCCTCGGGGGAGGTGGACATGGCCATCGGAGGTGACCAGGGAGGTTCGGTCCGTTTACCGTCCTGCTGGTGCGGTATCGTGGGTATGAAGCCCTCCTACGGATTGGTGCCTTACACCGGTGCGATGTCTATCGAACCATGCCTTGACCATCTGGGACCAATGGCCAGGACAGTCAACGACTGTGCATTGTTTCTGGAG GTTCTGGCCGGTTACGATGATGGGATGGATCCTCGACAACCTCCAAATATTGTAGTGCCAGAGTACACTAAGGAG TTACAAGTGGACAATCTGAATGGCATGAAGATAGGGTTACTGAAGGAAGGATTCGGTCTCCCCCAGGCCGACCCGAGGGTCGACCAGATGGAAAAGGATACAGTGACCAAGCTAACAGAGGCAGGAGCTACAGTGGAGGAGATGTCCATTCCTATCCATGCTAAAG GTCCGAGTATCTGGAATTGCTTTGGAGTGGAAGGGGCATTCAACACCATGATACAGCAACAGA GCACCGGTATCGGGTACAAGGGATTCTACCCAACCAGCATGACCAGCTTCCAAGGACGATCAATGAAGACCAGTGTCAATGACCTGTCTCACACCATGAAG ATGACTTTACTCTTTGGAGAGTACCTGAAGGAAAATTACCCCGGCCGCTTCTATTCTAAGGGACAGAATGTCACACGTCTTATTGTCAAGGGTTATGCAGAGGCCTTGGAGAAATATGACGTGGTTGCTATGCCAACCATTCCATGGACAGCTGCCAAACTTCCTGGGAAAGATGTGTCTACCTTTG ATTACATGGTTAACGCATTCGCATCGGCATCGAACACCATGGTAGCCAACGTCACTGGCCTACCAGCCCTGTCTGTTAACGCCGGTTTCGTCGACGGTCTCCCAGTGGGGGCGCTCTTCACAGGCAGAATGTTCGATGAAGTGACCCTCTTCAAGGTTGGACATGTCTTCGAGAAATTGACAAGTTGTCAGAAGTAG
- the LOC139984087 gene encoding uncharacterized protein, translating to MISSTTKRGTHARTNTRELVLPDSPPPFSVVTEKWQNQLDIPKYRLEESYSFGDAYEDAMFKLIHKHLELDTHERFAYVGSNKGSLAEKIKEKFCLLQPMVNIFPGLIHYEETPGQKLLPFRISHVGAEEYFRQLAESLGKDKPAPFDKILLKDSVEHFTNPSQTFSHILRTLAPLGRLLIIHRPGPMSTLPMFTEANKKFVTDDSEEPYAKIIKHLQAVHVDVKWDIETLPIVMPKVKWLAMLREQFPPQMEAISRAQITTGIRELTEGMLKYQGEEVEFFDRLLLVTATHPLVENGFPSIQRCGTLATQPYPGMIDVKYKLKVTPDIYRVVEGMERKDKNNVLN from the coding sequence ATGATATCGTCGACAACTAAAAGAGGAACACATGCAAGGACGAATACACGCGAACTTGTGTTACCAGACAGCCCACCACCATTTTCCGTGGTGACTGAAAAATGGCAAAATCAGTTGGATATACCGAAATATCGGCTGGAGGAAAGTTATAGCTTCGGAGACGCGTACGAGGACGCCATGTTCAAGTTGATACACAAACATCTGGAACTAGATACACACGAGAGATTCGCTTACGTTGGCTCAAATAAAGGCAGTCTCGCGGAGAAAATCAAGGAGAAATTCTGTCTCTTGCAACCCATGGTTAATATATTTCCGGGGTTAATACACTACGAAGAGACGCCGGGACAGAAATTACTTCCATTTCGTATCTCACACGTGGGAGCTGAAGAATATTTCCGACAATTAGCTGAAAGTTTAGGCAAAGATAAACCAGCACCGTTTGATaaaattttgttgaaagatTCCGTGGAACACTTCACAAATCCGTCCCAAACGTTTTCTCATATTCTACGAACCTTAGCGCCGCTGGGCCGTTTGTTGATTATTCACAGACCGGGTCCTATGAGTACATTACCGATGTTTACTGAGGCGAATAAAAAGTTCGTGACCGATGACTCAGAGGAGCCTTATGCTAAAattattaaacatttacagGCTGTTCACGTGGACGTGAAATGGGATATCGAGACACTACCCATAGTGATGCCGAAAGTTAAATGGTTGGCTATGTTAAGAGAACAGTTTCCTCCCCAGATGGAAGCTATAAGCAGGGCACAGATTACCACAGGTATACGCGAGCTGACGGAAGGCATGCTAAAATACCAGGGGGAGGAAGTTGAATTCTTTGATCGGCTCCTCCTTGTCACCGCAACCCACCCGTTGGTCGAAAATGGGTTTCCAAGTATTCAGAGGTGTGGAACCCTGGCCACTCAACCGTACCCTGGTATGATTGAcgttaaatacaaattaaaggtTACCCCTGATATATACAGAGTAGTCGAGGGTATGGAACGCAAGGATAAGAACAATGTGCTGAACTAA
- the LOC139984091 gene encoding uncharacterized protein, which translates to MPAELSSYEKQRLKNIEENRRVLTELGLFKSFVAPPRKKVIKKAVKRKRESPKLPSNSESIIPKEGAVEAGSNFESGRRRSRRLKGQVAIEGSLPDAEETLPDEDYRPTPKKVPRENFFGAIDGIEVGTTWDMRIYCSADGVHRPTVAGIHGSEEGCYSLALSGGYEDDLDFGEYFTYTGEGGRDLKGTKMKPKNLRTAPQSKDQSLTRGNLALSRSSESGRPVRVIRGFKLDSPYAPDEGYRYDGLYTVERHWFTTGLSGFGVFKFALKRCPDQAPPPWGDAEEGSPKKLDVEKEEDASSDSGFSEKSDPAQSGLNQL; encoded by the exons ATGCCTGCCGAATTATCATCATACGAAAAACAGAGGCTCAAGAACATAGAAGAAAACCGACGGGTTTTGACCGAGCTTGGGCTCTTCAAAAGT TTTGTGGCACCACCCAGAAAGAAAGTCATCAAGAAGGCCGTGAAGAGAAAGCGTGAATCCCCAAAGCTTCCATCGAATTCAGAAAGTATCATTCCAAAAGAGGGTGCTGTTGAAGCCGGAAGTAACTTTGAAAGCGGACGTCGTAGGTCTAGGAGGCTTAAAGGACAG gTTGCCATAGAGGGCTCCCTACCAGATGCGGAGGAAACACTACCTGATGAAGATTACAGACCGACTCCAAAGAAGGTACCGAGAGAAAATTTCTTTGGAGCCATCGAtg GGATTGAAGTTGGAACTACATGGGATATGCGCATATATTGTTCGGCAGATGGCGTCCACCGTCCTACCGTAGCTGGTATCCATGGTAGCGAGGAGGGATGCTACTCTCTTGCACTCTCTGGAGGCTATGAAGATGATTTAGACTTTGGAGAATACTTCACCTATACCGGGGAAG GAGGAAGAGACCTGAAAGGAACCAAGATGAAACCCAAAAATCTACGGACGGCTCCTCAGAGTAAAGACCAATCTCTGACCAGAG GAAATCTTGCCTTGAGTCGCAGCTCAGAGTCTGGACGACCCGTTCGTGTCATCAGAGGTTTTAAGCTCGACAGTCCCTACGCACCTGATGAAGGGTACAGATATGATG GACTGTACACAGTTGAGCGTCACTGGTTTACTACTGGTCTTTCCGGGTTCGGGGTATTCAAGTTCGCCCTGAAGCGTTGTCCGGACCAGGCTCCCCCGCCCTGGGGAGATGCTGAGGAGGGTTCCCCTAAGAAGCTAGATGTGGAGAAAGAAGAGGATGCATCCTCGGACAGTGGCTTCTCAGAGAAAAGTGATCCAGCTCAGTCAG GACTGAACCAACTATAG
- the LOC139984089 gene encoding amidase-like isoform X1: MTDNLYSEPSIQVPTLSHLEEIAQRWGLRLKGSEDLREYQKFMKSICDGLSEVDRLPEPTLPVKYPRTPGYRPAPEENKLNGWYWKTDIEGAKTGKLAGKKVAIKDNIAVAGVPMMNGCTVMEGYIPEFDATVVTRVLDAGGRILGKSTCEGFCLSANAYTCNKGPVLNFHNPLHSAGGSSGGSGTLVASGEVDMAIGGDQGGSVRLPSCWCGIVGMKPSYGLVPYTGAMSIEPCLDHLGPMARTVNDCALFLEVLAGYDDGMDPRQPPNIVVPEYTKELQVDNLNGMKIGLLKEGFGLPQADPRVDQMEKDTVTKLTEAGATVEEMSIPIHAKGPSIWNCFGVEGAFNTMIQQQSTGIGYKGFYPTSMTSFQGRSMKTSVNDLSHTMKMTLLFGEYLKENYPGRFYSKGQNVTRLIVKGYAEALEKYDVVAMPTIPWTAAKLPGKDVSTFDYMVNAFASASNTMVANVTGLPALSVNAGFVDGLPVGALFTGRMFDEVTLFKVGHVFEKLTSCQK, encoded by the exons ATAATTTATACTCAGAGCCTTCCATCCAGGTACCTACTTTGTCACACCTGGAAGAGATAGCACAGAGATGGGGACTGAGGCTCAAAGGGTCAGAGGATCTGAGGGAATACCAAAAGTTTATGAAGTCCATCTGTGATGGCTTATCTGAAGTCGATAGGCTGCCTGAACCAACATTGCCTGTGAAATACCCGAGGACACCAGGGTACAGACCAGCACCAGAGGAAAATAAACTGAATGGATG GTATTGGAAGACAGACATTGAGGGCGCCAAGACTGGTAAGCTGGCCGGGAAGAAGGTCGCCATCAAGGACAACATTGCAGTCGCCGGGGTCCCGATGATGAATGGTTGTACCGTCATGGAGGGCTACATCCCAGAGTTTGATGCTACCGTGGTAACGCGGGTCTTAGACGCAG GAGGTCGTATTTTGGGTAAAAGCACCTGCGAGGGGTTCTGTCTGTCAGCTAATGCTTACACCTGCAACAAAGGCCCGGTTCTCAACTTCCACAATCCACTCCACAGCGCTGGTGGATCAAGCGGGGGCAGTGGTACCTTG GTAGCCTCGGGGGAGGTGGACATGGCCATCGGAGGTGACCAGGGAGGTTCGGTCCGTTTACCGTCCTGCTGGTGCGGTATCGTGGGTATGAAGCCCTCCTACGGATTGGTGCCTTACACCGGTGCGATGTCTATCGAACCATGCCTTGACCATCTGGGACCAATGGCCAGGACAGTCAACGACTGTGCATTGTTTCTGGAG GTTCTGGCCGGTTACGATGATGGGATGGATCCTCGACAACCTCCAAATATTGTAGTGCCAGAGTACACTAAGGAG TTACAAGTGGACAATCTGAATGGCATGAAGATAGGGTTACTGAAGGAAGGATTCGGTCTCCCCCAGGCCGACCCGAGGGTCGACCAGATGGAAAAGGATACAGTGACCAAGCTAACAGAGGCAGGAGCTACAGTGGAGGAGATGTCCATTCCTATCCATGCTAAAG GTCCGAGTATCTGGAATTGCTTTGGAGTGGAAGGGGCATTCAACACCATGATACAGCAACAGA GCACCGGTATCGGGTACAAGGGATTCTACCCAACCAGCATGACCAGCTTCCAAGGACGATCAATGAAGACCAGTGTCAATGACCTGTCTCACACCATGAAG ATGACTTTACTCTTTGGAGAGTACCTGAAGGAAAATTACCCCGGCCGCTTCTATTCTAAGGGACAGAATGTCACACGTCTTATTGTCAAGGGTTATGCAGAGGCCTTGGAGAAATATGACGTGGTTGCTATGCCAACCATTCCATGGACAGCTGCCAAACTTCCTGGGAAAGATGTGTCTACCTTTG ATTACATGGTTAACGCATTCGCATCGGCATCGAACACCATGGTAGCCAACGTCACTGGCCTACCAGCCCTGTCTGTTAACGCCGGTTTCGTCGACGGTCTCCCAGTGGGGGCGCTCTTCACAGGCAGAATGTTCGATGAAGTGACCCTCTTCAAGGTTGGACATGTCTTCGAGAAATTGACAAGTTGTCAGAAGTAG